The proteins below come from a single Zea mays cultivar B73 chromosome 8, Zm-B73-REFERENCE-NAM-5.0, whole genome shotgun sequence genomic window:
- the LOC103634821 gene encoding thylakoid lumenal 15 kDa protein 1, chloroplastic, which yields MAILGALRLAPSPPALAGAAPPATSPYTAVRSSVHFRLANAGAAALVAASLLAADPAVAFIGGGPYGKQVTRGQDLTGKDFSGQTLIKQDFKTSILRQANFKGANLLGASFFDADLTSADLSDADLRGADLSLANLTKANLSNANLEGALATGNTSFKGADITGADFTDVPLRDDQREYLCKIADGVNSTTGNPTKETLFCS from the exons ATGGCCATCCTGGGTGCCCTCAGGCTCGCGCCGTCTCCACCCGCCCTCGCCGGCGCCGCGCCACCGGCGACGTCGCCGTATACGGCTGTACGCTCCTCCGTGCACTTCCGCCTCGCCAATGCCGGCGCCGCCGCGCTCGTCGCCGCCTCGCTCCTCGCCGCCGACCCCGCCGTGGCTTTCATT GGAGGAGGACCGTACGGGAAGCAGGTGACGCGGGGGCAGGACCTCACCGGCAAGGACTTCAGCGGCCAGACACTCATCAAGCAGGACTTCAAGACG TCTATACTGAGGCAGGCGAACTTCAAAGGCGCGAACCTGCTCGGCGCGAGCTTCTTCGATGCAGACCTCACAA GCGCTGATCTCTCTGACGCTGATCTTAGAGGCGCTGATTTGTCGCTGGCGAATTTAACGAAG GCAAACTTATCAAATGCCAACTTAGAAGGGGCACTTGCCACTGGGAACACTTCTTTCAAAGGTGCCGACATAACTGGGGCAG ATTTTACCGATGTGCCGCTGCGAGATGATCAACGGGAGTACCTCTGCAAAATCGCTGACGG AGTAAATTCAACCACTGGAAACCCAACAAAGGAGACTCTGTTCTGCAGCTGA